The following proteins come from a genomic window of Rhodoligotrophos sp. CJ14:
- a CDS encoding DUF2189 domain-containing protein, producing MADRTFTGTRTAFPGVDEHGPLAVRKIGVADLRDALEKGWNDFWQKPSHLVFLGLIYPLAGVFLCRLVVGYDILPLLFPLVAGFALVGPFAALGLYEISRRLEQGQDAAWADALNVMRSPGLLPLAILGFTLMMIFVLWLIAAMVIYSAIFGDMVPATVSGFLHEVITTRAGWTLILVGNAVGFLFALAALMISVVSFPLILDRHVGALAAARTSINAVVTNPGPMLLWGLIVAIALVIGFATLLVGLAIIVPVLGHATWHLYRRVVI from the coding sequence ATGGCGGATAGAACCTTCACCGGCACTCGAACTGCATTTCCAGGCGTGGATGAACACGGCCCACTGGCTGTGCGCAAGATTGGCGTCGCCGACCTTCGGGATGCCCTGGAAAAAGGCTGGAACGACTTCTGGCAGAAGCCAAGCCATCTCGTGTTCTTGGGACTGATCTATCCCTTGGCCGGCGTTTTCCTGTGCCGGCTCGTGGTGGGATATGACATTCTGCCTCTGTTGTTCCCGCTGGTCGCGGGTTTTGCGCTGGTCGGTCCCTTTGCGGCGCTCGGTCTTTATGAGATCAGCCGGCGGCTGGAGCAGGGACAGGATGCCGCCTGGGCCGATGCGCTGAATGTGATGCGATCGCCGGGCCTGCTCCCTCTTGCGATCCTCGGCTTCACCTTGATGATGATCTTTGTGCTCTGGCTCATCGCCGCCATGGTCATCTATAGCGCGATCTTTGGTGACATGGTGCCCGCCACGGTCAGCGGATTTTTGCACGAGGTGATCACTACACGGGCAGGATGGACGCTGATCCTAGTGGGCAATGCCGTCGGATTCCTGTTCGCGCTTGCTGCACTGATGATCAGCGTTGTGTCCTTTCCTTTGATCTTGGATCGCCATGTCGGAGCGCTTGCGGCGGCACGCACCTCCATCAATGCCGTCGTCACCAATCCCGGGCCCATGCTTCTATGGGGCCTGATTGTTGCGATCGCCCTGGTCATCGGCTTTGCCACACTGCTCGTCGGGCTGGCGATCATCGTTCCAGTTCTCGGGCATGCGACCTGGCATCTCTATCGCCGGGTGGTGATCTGA
- a CDS encoding nuclear transport factor 2 family protein yields the protein MQDITDEFITALRGLEETGAIEPLAALFSQAAEISNPLVEHRKDEEHAVEKFWHDYRRAFQQIHSVFRTVVKADRVSFIEWTSDGATTYGPFRYGGVTVIEHDSRKITAFRCYFDPEQISSGDPDRRRLWAPENADSVQSEAAEPRKEGGYQ from the coding sequence ATGCAAGACATTACCGACGAGTTCATCACGGCGCTTCGCGGGCTGGAGGAAACCGGTGCGATAGAGCCCCTTGCTGCACTGTTCAGCCAGGCTGCGGAGATCTCAAACCCGCTGGTCGAGCACCGCAAGGATGAGGAACACGCCGTTGAAAAGTTCTGGCACGACTATCGCCGCGCCTTTCAGCAGATCCATTCCGTGTTCAGGACCGTGGTGAAGGCGGATCGGGTGAGCTTCATCGAGTGGACGAGCGACGGCGCCACCACCTATGGCCCCTTCCGCTATGGCGGGGTTACGGTCATCGAGCACGATTCCCGGAAAATCACGGCCTTTCGCTGTTATTTCGACCCCGAGCAGATCAGCAGCGGCGATCCGGATCGACGGCGGCTCTGGGCGCCAGAGAACGCCGATTCCGTGCAGAGCGAGGCAGCGGAACCCCGCAAAGAGGGTGGCTATCAATAG